A window of Roseovarius mucosus contains these coding sequences:
- a CDS encoding ArdC family protein: MTAEKFDVYSHVTSQIIAQIEAGTPPWRKPWTGGGASVSLPERFNGEAYRGINILMLWATAMAKDYSSARWMTFNQAKQLGGHVRKGEKSATVVKYGTVEREDENGEERQIPYARAYRVFNTDQIEGLSAEFYILPDPPRDLGTEADPKLEAFFAATGAQIDSTEEPRAYYNIKTDRIHLPPIATFHRAAGYYGTLAHELTHWTGATKRLDRLGRFNDRKAYAFEELVAEIGNCMLCAQIGVEPEFDQSAAYVEGWLEAMKEDSRAIFRAASEAQKAVDYIMDRTAHTDQMAAE; encoded by the coding sequence ATGACCGCAGAGAAGTTTGACGTTTATTCCCATGTCACCAGCCAGATCATCGCCCAGATCGAGGCGGGAACACCGCCCTGGCGCAAGCCGTGGACTGGCGGCGGGGCATCGGTCAGCTTGCCGGAACGGTTCAACGGGGAGGCCTATCGGGGCATCAACATCCTGATGCTTTGGGCCACGGCGATGGCCAAGGATTACAGCTCAGCTCGCTGGATGACGTTCAATCAAGCCAAGCAGCTTGGGGGCCATGTCCGCAAGGGTGAGAAATCCGCAACCGTCGTGAAATACGGCACCGTTGAGCGCGAGGACGAGAACGGCGAAGAGCGCCAGATTCCCTATGCCAGAGCCTACCGCGTGTTCAACACTGATCAGATCGAGGGCTTGTCTGCTGAATTCTACATCCTGCCCGATCCGCCCCGTGATCTTGGCACCGAGGCCGACCCCAAGCTGGAGGCGTTCTTTGCCGCGACCGGCGCGCAGATCGACAGCACCGAGGAGCCGCGCGCCTATTACAACATCAAGACCGACCGCATCCACTTGCCGCCGATCGCGACCTTTCACAGGGCCGCAGGATATTACGGCACCTTGGCGCATGAGCTGACCCACTGGACAGGGGCGACAAAGCGGCTTGACCGCTTGGGCCGGTTTAATGACCGCAAGGCTTACGCGTTCGAGGAGCTGGTCGCGGAGATTGGCAACTGCATGCTTTGCGCGCAGATCGGGGTAGAGCCTGAATTCGACCAGAGCGCGGCCTATGTCGAAGGATGGCTTGAGGCGATGAAGGAAGATAGCCGTGCGATTTTCCGCGCCGCGTCCGAGGCGCAGAAGGCCGTGGATTACATCATGGACCGAACCGCGCACACCGACCAGATGGCCGCAGAGTAG